A part of Carettochelys insculpta isolate YL-2023 chromosome 1, ASM3395843v1, whole genome shotgun sequence genomic DNA contains:
- the BBS10 gene encoding BBSome complex assembly protein BBS10 isoform X1 yields MASAVCLDLGRLVQEAEVLASLVRGALGPRGGYVLLTRPTGEMLLTRDGRRVLEALNLDSPTARMMVACVSTHHSMTGDGAKTFIILLSELLRGLQAALGKREGSSFCEAIQRREGYQKHHSLKQISQSLMTFHTHVLDQIMAEDLSKHFLSAFSSWEGEISRCTMESILEAYFCGRIGNSHQKLLSQLSCDFYYKCKPFTNGRNEMLKLVNEYFVELHSAVTGLPVSNTRILEGLVLHRDFGVYCPADGDIRILIITESIGSALSASGLEFVVNAEIQYQASQVWLEKRAEAIMKHLQNNNIKVLLSSVKQQEIVIYYAKMSGISIVECLSAEEISLLCKTTGTSPFIATQDNMHSEISETMVAKFCRPLVLGSKRYVHLGLTKTCGFQPHCVIFCGPVHGVTEQHASAFQGAFKMLEQLFKAVGLSDRCEVQPENPNNTSKAVHCSWQDSSTQQKFVMETISCNGEHVNIQQLKTCTAEAEKQFTGSYSGVDENPSYSQTIMQKSSNVAIPIVKLEHDFTFPELQKPPLKCNHQSEMWIRNKSEPVVNNHEFCNDAMTAVENTSASVVSKEVNVAKACLKAGSYTIPFKCVKSYKHAVQSYTDFIVQAGSVLPVGGNFEILLHYYFHSYAKQCQQPRISVISTVIADALLCIPKILYRTTKKNSLTQVYFKATSALHTNQQLLMKQQGLESVYCKYQIVASVLHCVTKLLTIDLIIGIRRLPQETEDNDSEEDL; encoded by the exons ATGGCGTCCGCGGTGTGCCTAGACTTGGGGCGACTGGTGCAGGAGGCTGAGGTGCTAGCGAGCCTGGTGCGGGGCGCGCTCGGGCCGCGCGGGGGGTACGTGCTACTGACCCGGCCTACGGGAGAGATGCTGCTCACGCGGGACGGGAGGCGCGTGCTGGAGGCGCTGAACCTGGATTCGCCCACAGCCAG AATGATGGTAGCTTGTGTCTCCACGCACCACAGCATGACTGGAGATGGTGCTAAAACATTCATCATCTTGTTGTCTGAATTACTCAGAGGACTTCAAGCAGCTCTTGGTAAAAGAGAAGGCTCTTCATTTTGTGAGGCTATTCAAAGGCGAGAGGGATATCAAAAACATCACAGTCTGAAGCAAATATCTCAATCTCTTATGACATTTCATACTCATGTATTGGACCAGATCATGGCAGAAGACCTAAGCAAACATTTTCTCTCAGCTTTTTCTAGCTGGGAAGGAGAGATAAGTAGGTGTACAATGGAGTCAATATTAGAAGCTTATTTTTGTGGAAGAATAGGAAATAGTCATCAGAAGCTTCTTTCCCAATTGAGCTGTGATTTCTATTACAAATGTAAACCTTTCACAAATGGTagaaatgaaatgctgaaattgGTCAATGAATATTTTGTAGAATTGCATTCTGCTGTAACAGGACTTCCTGTTTCAAATACCAGGATCTTAGAGGGACTTGTTCTTCACAGAGATTTTGGTGTGTACTGTCCAGCAGATGGTGACATAAGAATATTAATTATAACAGAATCCATTGGCTCTGCTCTTTCTGCCTCTGGTCTAGAGTTTGTTGTAAATGCAGAAATTCAGTATCAGGCTTCTCAGGTCTGGCTTGAGAAAAGAGCAGAAGCTATAATGAAACACTTGCAGAATAACAATATAAAAGTATTATTGTCAAGTGTGAAACAACAGGAAATAGTTATTTACTATGCAAAAATGAGTGGTATCTCTATTGTAGAGTGTTTATCAGCAGAAGAAATCTCTCTTCTCTGTAAGACCACAGGTACCTCACCATTTATAGCCACCCAGGACAATATGCACAGTGAGATCTCTGAAACCATGGTAGCAAAATTTTGTCGGCCTCTTGTGCTTGGCTCCAAGAGATATGTTCatcttggcttgacaaagacATGTGGCTTTCAGCCTCACTGTGTGATCTTTTGTGGACCAGTGCATGGAGTCACTGAGCAACATGCCTCTGCTTTTCAAGGAGCATTTAAAATGTTAGAGCAACTATTTAAAGCAGTTGGTTTGAGTGACAGATGTGAAGTCCAACCTGAAAACCCAAATAATACTTCAAAAGCTGTACACTGTAGTTGGCAAGATTCATCTACTCAACAAAAATTCGTAATGGAGACTATTTCTTGTAATGGGGAACATGTCAACATACAACAACTGAAAACATGTACAGCTGAAGCAGAAAAACAGTTCACAGGTTCTTATTCAGGAGTAGATGAAAATCCATCATATAGTCAAACTATCATGCAAAAATCCTCAAATGTAGCCATTCCCATTGTAAAATTGGAACATGATTTTACGTTTCCAGAATTACAGAAGCCACCACTGAAATGTAATCATCAAAGTGAAATGTGGATAAGGAATAAGAGTGAGCCAGTTGTGAACAATCACGAGTTTTGTAATGATGCTATGACAGCAGTAGAAAACACCAGTGCATCTGTTGTATCCAAAGAGGTAAATGTTGCAAAAGCCTGTTTGAAAGCAGGCAGTTATACAATTCCATTTAAGTGTGTGAAGAGTTATAAGCACGCAGTCCAAAGTTACACAGACTTTATCGTGCAGGCAGGCTCAGTTTTGCCAGTAGGAGGTAACTTTGAGATCCTGTTACATTATTATTTCCATTCCTATGCAAAACAGTGCCAGCAACCAAGAATAAGTGTTATTTCTACAGTAATTGCTGATGCATTGCTATGCATTCCAAAAATACTTTacagaacaacaaaaaagaacagtCTTACTCAGGTCTATTTCAAAGCCACTAGTGCACTTCATACTAATCAGCAATTGCTTATGAAACAACAAGGTTTAGAATCAGTGTATTGTAAATATCAAATAGTAGCTTCTGTTCTTCATTGTGTTACAAAACTTCTGACTATTGATTTAATAATTGGTATTAGGAGACTACCTCAGGAGACTGAGGATAATGATTCAGAAGAAGACTTGTGA
- the BBS10 gene encoding BBSome complex assembly protein BBS10 isoform X2: MMVACVSTHHSMTGDGAKTFIILLSELLRGLQAALGKREGSSFCEAIQRREGYQKHHSLKQISQSLMTFHTHVLDQIMAEDLSKHFLSAFSSWEGEISRCTMESILEAYFCGRIGNSHQKLLSQLSCDFYYKCKPFTNGRNEMLKLVNEYFVELHSAVTGLPVSNTRILEGLVLHRDFGVYCPADGDIRILIITESIGSALSASGLEFVVNAEIQYQASQVWLEKRAEAIMKHLQNNNIKVLLSSVKQQEIVIYYAKMSGISIVECLSAEEISLLCKTTGTSPFIATQDNMHSEISETMVAKFCRPLVLGSKRYVHLGLTKTCGFQPHCVIFCGPVHGVTEQHASAFQGAFKMLEQLFKAVGLSDRCEVQPENPNNTSKAVHCSWQDSSTQQKFVMETISCNGEHVNIQQLKTCTAEAEKQFTGSYSGVDENPSYSQTIMQKSSNVAIPIVKLEHDFTFPELQKPPLKCNHQSEMWIRNKSEPVVNNHEFCNDAMTAVENTSASVVSKEVNVAKACLKAGSYTIPFKCVKSYKHAVQSYTDFIVQAGSVLPVGGNFEILLHYYFHSYAKQCQQPRISVISTVIADALLCIPKILYRTTKKNSLTQVYFKATSALHTNQQLLMKQQGLESVYCKYQIVASVLHCVTKLLTIDLIIGIRRLPQETEDNDSEEDL; this comes from the coding sequence ATGATGGTAGCTTGTGTCTCCACGCACCACAGCATGACTGGAGATGGTGCTAAAACATTCATCATCTTGTTGTCTGAATTACTCAGAGGACTTCAAGCAGCTCTTGGTAAAAGAGAAGGCTCTTCATTTTGTGAGGCTATTCAAAGGCGAGAGGGATATCAAAAACATCACAGTCTGAAGCAAATATCTCAATCTCTTATGACATTTCATACTCATGTATTGGACCAGATCATGGCAGAAGACCTAAGCAAACATTTTCTCTCAGCTTTTTCTAGCTGGGAAGGAGAGATAAGTAGGTGTACAATGGAGTCAATATTAGAAGCTTATTTTTGTGGAAGAATAGGAAATAGTCATCAGAAGCTTCTTTCCCAATTGAGCTGTGATTTCTATTACAAATGTAAACCTTTCACAAATGGTagaaatgaaatgctgaaattgGTCAATGAATATTTTGTAGAATTGCATTCTGCTGTAACAGGACTTCCTGTTTCAAATACCAGGATCTTAGAGGGACTTGTTCTTCACAGAGATTTTGGTGTGTACTGTCCAGCAGATGGTGACATAAGAATATTAATTATAACAGAATCCATTGGCTCTGCTCTTTCTGCCTCTGGTCTAGAGTTTGTTGTAAATGCAGAAATTCAGTATCAGGCTTCTCAGGTCTGGCTTGAGAAAAGAGCAGAAGCTATAATGAAACACTTGCAGAATAACAATATAAAAGTATTATTGTCAAGTGTGAAACAACAGGAAATAGTTATTTACTATGCAAAAATGAGTGGTATCTCTATTGTAGAGTGTTTATCAGCAGAAGAAATCTCTCTTCTCTGTAAGACCACAGGTACCTCACCATTTATAGCCACCCAGGACAATATGCACAGTGAGATCTCTGAAACCATGGTAGCAAAATTTTGTCGGCCTCTTGTGCTTGGCTCCAAGAGATATGTTCatcttggcttgacaaagacATGTGGCTTTCAGCCTCACTGTGTGATCTTTTGTGGACCAGTGCATGGAGTCACTGAGCAACATGCCTCTGCTTTTCAAGGAGCATTTAAAATGTTAGAGCAACTATTTAAAGCAGTTGGTTTGAGTGACAGATGTGAAGTCCAACCTGAAAACCCAAATAATACTTCAAAAGCTGTACACTGTAGTTGGCAAGATTCATCTACTCAACAAAAATTCGTAATGGAGACTATTTCTTGTAATGGGGAACATGTCAACATACAACAACTGAAAACATGTACAGCTGAAGCAGAAAAACAGTTCACAGGTTCTTATTCAGGAGTAGATGAAAATCCATCATATAGTCAAACTATCATGCAAAAATCCTCAAATGTAGCCATTCCCATTGTAAAATTGGAACATGATTTTACGTTTCCAGAATTACAGAAGCCACCACTGAAATGTAATCATCAAAGTGAAATGTGGATAAGGAATAAGAGTGAGCCAGTTGTGAACAATCACGAGTTTTGTAATGATGCTATGACAGCAGTAGAAAACACCAGTGCATCTGTTGTATCCAAAGAGGTAAATGTTGCAAAAGCCTGTTTGAAAGCAGGCAGTTATACAATTCCATTTAAGTGTGTGAAGAGTTATAAGCACGCAGTCCAAAGTTACACAGACTTTATCGTGCAGGCAGGCTCAGTTTTGCCAGTAGGAGGTAACTTTGAGATCCTGTTACATTATTATTTCCATTCCTATGCAAAACAGTGCCAGCAACCAAGAATAAGTGTTATTTCTACAGTAATTGCTGATGCATTGCTATGCATTCCAAAAATACTTTacagaacaacaaaaaagaacagtCTTACTCAGGTCTATTTCAAAGCCACTAGTGCACTTCATACTAATCAGCAATTGCTTATGAAACAACAAGGTTTAGAATCAGTGTATTGTAAATATCAAATAGTAGCTTCTGTTCTTCATTGTGTTACAAAACTTCTGACTATTGATTTAATAATTGGTATTAGGAGACTACCTCAGGAGACTGAGGATAATGATTCAGAAGAAGACTTGTGA